Below is a window of Patescibacteria group bacterium DNA.
CTCGCCTTCGCTGTAAATTTGCTTCGACGATTTGATGCTGTTTTCTCCCGTGATGACGAGAGGGACTTTGGTCTGGCTGAGATTGCGCAGTCTTTTTTCTGTTGAAGCAATTCCAATAGTTTCCCACTTCGCGTATGTATCGAAGTCGTGCTCGAAAATTTGACGATTCGCCATGAGCGCGAGTAGTGGCGTCAGATTCCCAATGCCCCAAATTGCTTCACTCGGTTTGGTCTCTCGCTCTAAGATTTGCAGCATTTGCTCTAGGTCTGCGATTTGACCGAGATTGCCATCCACCTTGTAATAATCCCAAACGCTATAAAGTGAGCTGAAAACAAGCGTAATAAGAATCAGCGGCAAGATGAATTTTTTAACGCCTGGATTTTTTTCCAGGAATAGCTGACCAAGTAAAATTGCGAGGATTGCAGCCAGTGGCTGAAAGTAGAAATAAAAAATTTCGTTGAAAAATGCGCAAAAAATCAAAATACCTACGGAGCTGATGACGGCGGGTTTGAGGAGGGCATTTTTTTGTTGTAGCCAAAATCCGACACCAAGCGTCACGACCAGCGCGGAATTGTATTTTAGCAGCGCCAGGAAGATGGATGCTCTTTCGGATACGGGTTTGGCGAAGTGATTGAAAAAAATTAAATCAAGATATTTTCCGCCAATCGTGAGCCAAAAAAATAAATTTGGAATTCCGAACGAGACGAATCCGCCCAAAATAAAACTAAAAAAAGCCTTTCTGTTTTTTAGTAGCGGAAGTAAAAAAATTGCTGGTATTATCCCGTAGAGTTTCGTCAGCGCGGCTAAGCCGAAAAATATGCCTGCGAAGAAAAATCTTTTTTGCTGGAAAAAAATTAGCCCAAGAATGACAAAGGGAGTGAGGATGGTCGCGCCAAGTAAGAAATCCGCATGGGCAAAAACTACGCCCGCAAAAAGAAAAGTAATCGCAGCGAGCAAGCCGGCTTGAAATTGTCGCTGCAGGCTGAAAAAAGTGAAAATTAAAAAACTCGAAATAATTGTGATTAGCTGCGGAACAATCAAGGCAGCCGTGAGATTGAACCCGAAAAACATTTGCCACAGCGCCGTGAAATAGGGAATCAGCGGTGGAGAAGAATAAAAAAAGTCGCGGTAAGGCAGATTGCCATTCAGAATCTCTTTGCCGGCATACCAGTAAATCCAGGCGTCGCCGCTGCGCGGAGCGAGAAATCCGAGGCGAAATTTCCAC
It encodes the following:
- a CDS encoding glycosyltransferase family 39 protein — encoded protein: MPNFAKLKNYSLTNNKFFWWLLFGLIVFAWWKFRLGFLAPRSGDAWIYWYAGKEILNGNLPYRDFFYSSPPLIPYFTALWQMFFGFNLTAALIVPQLITIISSFLIFTFFSLQRQFQAGLLAAITFLFAGVVFAHADFLLGATILTPFVILGLIFFQQKRFFFAGIFFGLAALTKLYGIIPAIFLLPLLKNRKAFFSFILGGFVSFGIPNLFFWLTIGGKYLDLIFFNHFAKPVSERASIFLALLKYNSALVVTLGVGFWLQQKNALLKPAVISSVGILIFCAFFNEIFYFYFQPLAAILAILLGQLFLEKNPGVKKFILPLILITLVFSSLYSVWDYYKVDGNLGQIADLEQMLQILERETKPSEAIWGIGNLTPLLALMANRQIFEHDFDTYAKWETIGIASTEKRLRNLSQTKVPLVITGENSIKSSKQIYSEGELLPKKFLLKNCRIIQKFGYNEFTFWKCFAESRK